One Mesorhizobium loti genomic window carries:
- a CDS encoding aldo/keto reductase, giving the protein MPLDHFITLGRSGLRVSPLCLGTMTFGEDFGWGASEEDSHAMLSAYLDHGGNFVDTANIYTGGHSERIIGDYLRQRDVRRDGIVLGTKFYCSLFPGDPNGGGAGRKALLQQCEASLKRLQTDYIDIYWLHNWDQTTPVEETLRGLDDLVAAGKIRYVGFSDIPAWKTAEAQTIAHFRGWAPVIALQLEYSLLERTSEGELFPMAQALGMGIMPWSPLKSGFLSGKFKRGSKGDVDTKRTGLVGIPSEADYDVIEAVAAVASELGASSASIALAWVRSRAGVSSTLIGARRVDQLKANLDSLNVTLSAEQIKKLDDVSKPKLNFPAENNEMLAPMIGFPGTTIDGRTVPSASRLAA; this is encoded by the coding sequence ATGCCTCTTGACCATTTCATCACGCTTGGCCGCTCAGGCTTGCGTGTAAGCCCGCTGTGTCTTGGCACGATGACATTCGGCGAAGACTTCGGTTGGGGTGCGAGCGAGGAGGACTCGCATGCGATGCTGTCCGCGTATCTCGATCACGGCGGCAACTTCGTCGACACAGCCAACATCTACACTGGCGGACACTCCGAGAGGATCATCGGCGACTATCTGCGGCAACGGGATGTTCGCCGTGACGGGATTGTACTCGGCACGAAGTTCTACTGCAGCCTGTTTCCCGGAGACCCCAACGGCGGCGGTGCTGGGCGCAAGGCGCTCTTGCAGCAGTGCGAAGCGTCGCTCAAGCGACTCCAGACCGATTACATCGACATCTACTGGCTCCACAACTGGGATCAGACGACACCCGTCGAAGAGACGCTGCGAGGTCTCGACGATCTCGTCGCGGCCGGCAAGATCCGTTACGTCGGCTTCTCGGATATCCCTGCCTGGAAGACGGCCGAAGCGCAGACGATCGCCCACTTTCGGGGATGGGCGCCGGTCATCGCGCTCCAACTTGAATACTCGTTGCTCGAGCGGACCAGCGAAGGCGAGCTTTTTCCCATGGCCCAGGCTTTGGGAATGGGCATCATGCCTTGGTCGCCGCTGAAGAGCGGATTCCTAAGCGGCAAGTTCAAGCGCGGCAGTAAAGGAGACGTCGACACGAAGCGCACCGGGTTGGTGGGCATCCCAAGCGAAGCCGACTACGACGTCATCGAAGCGGTCGCAGCCGTTGCATCGGAGCTGGGAGCAAGCTCCGCGTCGATAGCGCTCGCCTGGGTCAGGTCACGCGCAGGCGTCAGTTCCACCCTTATCGGCGCCAGGCGCGTCGACCAGCTCAAAGCCAATCTCGATTCCCTCAATGTGACACTGTCTGCCGAGCAGATCAAAAAACTCGATGACGTCTCCAAGCCAAAACTAAATTTCCCGGCCGAGAACAACGAAATGCTGGCCCCGATGATCGGCTTCCCTGGCACGACCATCGACGGCCGAACGGTGCCCTCAGCATCGCGCCTTGCGGCCTAA